Proteins from a single region of Flavobacterium sp. YJ01:
- a CDS encoding DUF2271 domain-containing protein, with amino-acid sequence MKSILKIALTSAFIFLLSFQTQAQASKYKCMLQMNNYMGEGAYIVVSLVNASGEYEKTLYVMGDDKKWYKSLKEWNKFHAAQKSDDISAKTGASVTGGDRSVTTIEIENSKINKGYKLRFESAVEDQKYYVSDLEIPLTTEGLAEKTDGKGYIKYVRLNKI; translated from the coding sequence ATGAAATCAATATTAAAAATTGCTCTTACAAGCGCTTTTATCTTTTTACTTTCTTTTCAAACCCAAGCTCAAGCAAGCAAATACAAATGTATGCTTCAAATGAATAATTACATGGGAGAAGGTGCTTATATCGTTGTTTCTTTAGTGAATGCTAGCGGCGAATACGAAAAAACGCTTTACGTAATGGGTGACGATAAAAAATGGTATAAATCATTAAAAGAATGGAATAAATTTCACGCTGCACAAAAATCTGACGATATCAGTGCTAAAACTGGGGCTTCTGTTACAGGTGGAGATCGTAGTGTAACGACTATTGAAATTGAAAATTCTAAAATTAATAAAGGATATAAATTACGTTTCGAATCGGCTGTAGAAGATCAGAAATATTATGTGAGCGATCTTGAAATTCCGCTTACAACTGAAGGTCTTGCTGAAAAAACAGATGGTAAAGGTTATATCAAATACGTAAGGCTAAACAAAATATAA
- a CDS encoding ankyrin repeat domain-containing protein: MKKNLFVSFAFAASLFVSAQQKNALLDAEFWKTSPTVETVKAEIAKGNNPSEANANAFDVTTLAINNDAPFATIKFLVEQPGNSITKLTHDNRIYLHWAAYRGNTELVQYLIGKGSDVNFEDSHGTAPADFAASNGQSNPAMYDAFFKAGVNPTKKYANGANLLLLAIASDKDLKAAEYFSTKGMSLKDVDNDGNTAFSYAARSGNIALLKKLLEKGIKPTDNALLIAAQGSRRETNTLETYKYLVEEAKVKATAQNKTGQNVLHILAGKPNQKEIIEYFLAKGVDVNKADKEGNSPLMAAASARETAALELFLPKVKNINAQNLKGESALTSAVRYGSPEAVSLLLAKGADVNVKDKDGNNLGVYLVQSYRPAGREKVAVDSFDAKAKLLQDKGLNLATAQKDGNTLYHLAITKNDVSLLKKITDLKVDINAKNKDGLTALHRAAMTSKDDAILKYLVSAGAKKEISTEFDETAYALAKENELLTKNNVSVEFLK; the protein is encoded by the coding sequence ATGAAAAAGAATCTTTTCGTTTCTTTTGCATTTGCTGCTAGCTTATTTGTAAGTGCTCAGCAAAAAAACGCATTGTTAGATGCGGAATTTTGGAAGACTTCTCCAACTGTTGAAACTGTTAAAGCAGAAATCGCTAAAGGAAATAATCCATCAGAGGCAAACGCAAACGCATTTGATGTTACCACTTTAGCTATTAATAATGATGCACCTTTTGCAACAATTAAATTTTTAGTTGAACAGCCAGGAAATTCAATCACAAAATTGACTCACGATAATCGTATTTACTTACACTGGGCAGCTTACAGAGGCAATACAGAATTAGTTCAATATTTAATTGGCAAAGGTTCTGATGTAAATTTCGAAGATAGCCATGGAACTGCTCCTGCTGATTTTGCGGCTTCAAACGGACAATCAAATCCAGCAATGTATGATGCATTTTTTAAAGCCGGAGTAAATCCGACAAAAAAATATGCAAACGGCGCTAATCTTTTGCTTTTAGCAATTGCTTCAGATAAAGATTTAAAAGCCGCAGAATATTTTTCTACAAAAGGAATGTCTTTAAAAGATGTTGATAATGACGGAAACACCGCTTTTTCTTACGCAGCAAGATCTGGAAATATTGCCCTTTTGAAAAAACTTCTTGAAAAAGGAATCAAACCAACTGACAATGCACTTTTAATTGCGGCACAAGGAAGCCGCAGAGAAACAAATACTTTAGAAACTTATAAATATTTGGTTGAAGAAGCAAAAGTGAAAGCGACAGCTCAAAACAAAACGGGACAAAATGTGTTGCATATTTTGGCTGGAAAACCAAATCAGAAAGAAATTATTGAATATTTCTTAGCAAAAGGAGTTGATGTAAACAAAGCTGATAAAGAAGGAAATTCACCGTTAATGGCAGCTGCATCGGCGAGAGAAACTGCTGCTTTAGAATTATTTCTTCCGAAAGTAAAAAATATCAATGCTCAAAATTTAAAAGGAGAATCTGCTTTGACAAGTGCCGTTAGATACGGATCTCCAGAAGCAGTAAGTTTGCTTTTGGCTAAAGGCGCTGATGTAAATGTAAAAGATAAAGACGGAAACAATTTAGGCGTTTATCTGGTACAATCTTATCGCCCAGCTGGAAGAGAAAAAGTTGCCGTAGATTCTTTTGATGCAAAAGCGAAATTACTTCAAGACAAAGGATTAAACTTAGCAACAGCTCAAAAAGACGGAAACACTTTATATCATTTGGCAATTACAAAAAATGATGTTTCTCTTCTTAAAAAAATTACAGATTTGAAAGTAGATATTAATGCTAAAAACAAAGACGGTTTAACGGCTTTGCACAGAGCTGCAATGACTTCTAAAGATGATGCAATTTTAAAATATCTTGTTTCTGCTGGAGCAAAAAAAGAAATCAGCACAGAATTTGATGAAACGGCTTACGCTTTGGCTAAAGAAAATGAATTGCTTACCAAAAACAACGTTTCGGTTGAATTTTTAAAATAA